The genomic DNA CGGTGCCCAAGTAGCTCAGTTGGTAGAGCATGCGACTGAAAATCGCAGTGTCGGTGGTTCGATCCCGCCCTTGGGCACCATTAAATGGCAGTACACTGCTAACCTCCCTTAAAAATTTAATGTAATTGTGGTTTTAGGTCCGTACTTATTATATGCGGGCGTGATCGATTCTTTATTTCCATACTTATTACCTCTGGAATAAAGAGCTGTTCCTTCAAAAATATCCTCTCAATTCCATTTAGAAAAATAGATGTGCTCACGCAAAATGCGCTTTACCTCATGCGCTCTGTTCTCTCTTTTTTGCGCAGCTATCTCACTACTTCATCCCTTATTTGCAGCCGCAAAGCCTTTCTTCCGCCCTGATTGTTCGAAATAAAGAAAGCGTATTCTTTCAACCTCCTTAGGTTGAGAAGATAGGTTATCCGTGTATAGTCATTTCATTATCGAACAGTTTTCAGGAGTATTTTATGAAAAAGACCGTTCTCGCTCTGCTAGCAGCTCTTACCGGAGGCGTAGGCTTTTCCGGTGCGGCGCATGCAGCGGCAGATGGCGCGCAGCTTTATGCAACGCACTGCGCCATGTGCCACCAGAGCAGCGGCGATGGCGTTCCAGGGCAGTTTCCACCCCTGAAAGGACGCATTGACAAAATTGCGGCTTCTCCTGAAGGCAAAACCTACGTGACACACGTACTGCTGAACGGTCTTGCTGGTAGCCTGAAGGCTGCTGGCGGTTCTTACATGGGTTACATGCCTTCCATGTCATCCATGTCTGATGAAGAAATTGCTGCTCTGCTGACCTATGTTTCTTCCCTGAGTGGCGCGGCTTCTACGCCTACCTTCACGGCGGACGATATTAAAAAGGAACGTGCTACCACCCTGCAACCGGGTGTTGTGCTGGAAGAGCGTGAAAAGCTGAACGCTGCTCATCCTCTGCCATAAATAAACCAAGAGCCAGTCATTCTCAGAAATGGCTGGCTCTTTTTAATTCTCTTTAATTTTTAAAATTATTTAGCCGCTAACGTCTGGGGGGCTTTCGGTAACTTCTGCCTTACCGCCTCTTTTTCGGCGTCCATCTACTGCTTCTGCAATTTCAGACACCAGATCCAGATATTTATCCCGATCTGTTTCTACAGAAGAACCAAACTGGTTAAGCAAGCCAAGAATCAGGTCCTCACGTGTTGCATGTTTTTTCTCCCGCCTTGGAGAGAAGTGCTTTTTACCGGACATAAAATTTCACTCCTTTACACCTGCACGTAGTTACCATCTGCACTCTGCTTATTGTGCGGTGTACCCACCATCAATGACCAGCTCACTCCCTGTGACAAACTTGGATTCATCAGAGGCAAGATACAAAATGCCGTACGCAATATCATTTGGCTCACCCAGATGGCCAATGGGGTGCAGATCAACCAGCTTTTGGCGTGCAGCAGCATCTTCCTTAGTTAAACCGGCCACCATAGGTGTCCAGATATAGCCAGGATGCACTGAGTTTACCCGAATTTTGTATCCAGATTTGGCACAATGTAGGGCCGCAGATTTTGTAAACAGCCTTACCCCACCTTTACTGGCGTTATAGGCGGCCAGCATTGGATCCCCAATCAGTCCTTCAATGGATGACAGATTGACAATGGAGCCACCGCCAGATTTCTTCATGGCCTCAATAGCCACCTGTGTACCCAAAAACACGCCATCCAGATTGATAGACTGAACGCGCCGCCAATCTTCCAGAGATGTGCTTTCTACACTGCCAGAATACGCAATACCTGCATTGTTAACTGCGATATCCAGCCGCCCATAAAGCTTAAGCGTCTGCTCAATAGCGGCCTTCCATGCAGCCTCATCTGTTACGTTCAGTTTGACAAATGCGGCTTCACCACCTACTGCCTTAATTTCTGCAACGGTTTTCTGCCCATCTTCTTCTTTCAAGTCGCCAATAACAACTTTTGCGCCTTCCTTGGCCAAAAGCTGTGCAGTCGCCTTACCGATACCGTTAGCGGCCCCAGAAACAATGGCAACCTTGCCTGCTACACGTGCCATAATACTACCCCTTGCTTACGCCTTATGTTGCGTTACATGCTGATCCTAACCTGAATCAGATATCCCAACCATGACCTGCATCAATTCTTGCAAATGTGTATTTTGGGGCATCGCAAAACAACCGAAAGATTGGGACAAATTTCTGCCCTGAACATAATGTTTTGAGGCTATGATAGTTTCTTTTCGAGCCATTTACTGCTTTTTTGAGTCTGCCCCGTATCCAACAATTGCTTTGGTTTCCAAAAACTCTGCAATTCCAAAACGGCTGCATTCACGGCCATTGCCAGATAAACCATACCCACCAAACGGAGCTTTTACGGTCCATGCTGCACCATTAAGGGTAACTGTTCCCGCCCGGAGTTTACGTGCAACCCGACGCGCACGCTCCATGCTGCCAGATTGCACATATGCCGCCAAACCATATGGAGTGCTATTTGCCAGCCGGATGGCATCATCTTCATCCGCATATCCCATGATGGACAAAACTGGACCAAAGATTTCTTCCTGAGCAATCACCATATCCGATGTAACATGACCAAACACGGTAGGCCGCACGTAATACCCTTGTGTTAGCCCTTCTGGGCGCCCTCCCCCGCCAGCAGCCAGAATGGCTCCTTGGGCTGTACCTTTTTCAATCAATGCCTGAATACGATTAAACTGGGAGGCACTTACAACGGGGCCAAGCTCTGTCATGCTATCTGTCGGATCACCCACACGCAGACTATTCGCAACTTTAGCTGCAATATCCATAGTCTTTTCCATCAGATCATACGGCACCAACATACGGGTTGGTGCATCACAGGATTGGCCTGAATTTCCGAAACACTCCTGAGCACCCCGTTCCACTGCATCTGCAAAATCCGTATCGGGGAAAATGATATTGGCAGACTTGCCCCCCAGTTCCTGCAAAACACGTTTAACAGTAGGCGCTGCGGCCTGCGCCACGGCAATACCTGCCTGTGTTGATCCGGTAAAAGACATCACATTCACCAACGGATGCCTGGCCAAGGCTTCTCCGGCTACAGGGCCATCACCATTCACCATATTATATACACCAGCGGGAACACCTGCTTCGTGCAGGATTTCTGTAAATATAATGGCAGATAACGGCGCAATTTCACTGGGTTTGAGCACAACAGTGCATCCAGCAGCCAAAGCTGGCATAACCTTGCAAGCTATCTGGTTCATGGGCCAGTTCCATGGCGTAATCAGCCCGGCAACACCTATGGGTTCATGAGTGATGAGAATACCATCCTCACATTCCTCAAACTGGTAGTGGCGCAAGGCATCTAGCGTTTCTTCTATATGTGCCAAGCCTGCTGGTGTCTGACTTTCCCGCGCAAGGGTGATAGGGGCACCCATTTCCAGAGAGATTGCCTGCGACATCTCTTCCGCTCTGCGCTGATAGATAGACGGAATACGGCCTAGAATCTCCAGCCGTTCAGCACGTGTTATGGCACTCCATGCTTCAAATGCCGCATGGGCAGCCTCAACAGCCCGATTCACATCCTGCGCGTGTGCCAATGCAATACGGCCACACGGTTCTTCTGTCGCTGGGTTGATAATGTCTTTTTGATCTTGCGCAGAAGGGGAAACCCACTGCCCATTGATAAAAAATCTTTCAGAATTTTCCAAACAATTCATTTCATCTCCCTCCAGTAACCGCATGATGCGTTGGGCATTTTAAGATAATACGACAAACGCGCCCCAACATGTTATAACAGCCATGCGTTACCAAAAACGGGGGTAGCCAGAGACTTTCTTGCTTGTCTGTGACATGTTTCTTGTCATTTGTTATTCACAGCGCAATATCAAGCGTAATCGTGAAAACAGCTTTACGTTATACTCTTGCCGGTTATCTGAAATACGACCTCCGGCTGCCGTAGAAAGGATTTATGCGTGACAACCGCCGCAGGAAACAACAAGCAGTTGATTGAACAGCTGAAGAATATAGCTGGCCAGCACCATGTCCTGACCGGAGAAGACAGCACATATCGCTTTACCCACGGTTTTCGCTTTGGCGCGGGTAAGGTGCTTGCTGTTGTTCAGCCGGGTTCACTTATCGAGCTTTGGCGCATTGCTCAGGCCTGCGTAAATGCCGACAAAATTATTATCATGCAGGCCGCTAATACTGGTCTGACTGGCGGCTCCACTCCCGATGGCAATAATTATGACCGCGATATCGTGCTTATCAGCACGCTACGGCTGGATAAATCTCACCTGATTGGCAACGGCAAGCAGGTTGTATGCCTCCCCGGCGCCACGCTTTATGAACTGGAAAGCAAACTGGCTGCCATTGGGCGGGAACCGCATTCCGTTATTGGCTCCTCCTGTATTGGCGCTTCTGTTCTAGGCGGCGTAAGCAATAACTCTGGTGGCGCATTGGTGCAGCGCGGCCCGGCTTACACAGAAATGGCTGTGTTTGGTCAGGTTGGGCCGGATGGTAAACTGCAACTCGTCAATCATCTGGGTATCCAATTGGGAAATGACCCAGAAGCGATACTGCAGAAACTAGAAGCTGGCACCTTTACAGAAGCGGATATTGATTGGAACGCCGGCAAAGGGCACGATGGCAATTACATCAACCACGTGCGCGAAATTGATGCTGATACCCCCGCCCGCTACAATGCAGATCCAGCACGCTGGTACGAAGCAGCAGGCTGCGCAGGCAAGTTGGTTGTATTTGCTGTGCGCCTTGATACCTTTCCCGCCAACAAAGATACGTCTGTTTTCTATATTGGCACCAATAATACGGATGAACTGGAAAACCTGCGCCGCCATGTGCTGACAGCATTTAATGAACTGCCGATTTGCGGGGAATATATCCACCGTGACGCGTTTAATATTGCTGAAAAATACGGCAAGGATACCTTTGCTGTTATCCGTTATTTTGGCACCAAGTTTTTACCAAAAATGTTCGCCATGAAATCACGGTTTGACATTTTTTCCAAAAAGCTTGGCTTCCTGGCAGATCATCTGAGTGATCGGATCATGCAGGCAATCAGCTACCTGTTGCCGCGCCAACTGCCTACACGGATGTTGGAGTATCGGGACAAGTTTGAACACCATCTGATGCTCAAGGTCTCGCACGATCTGGCTGGGCCTATGCGTCAGTATCTGCAAACATATTTTGGCAGCGTAACTGGCGAATATTTTGAATGCACGCCAGAAGAAGGCAAGCTTGCCTTCTTGCATCGTTTTGCTGCCGCAGGTGCGGCTGTAAGGTACCGCGCTGTGCATCATAAAGAAGCAGAAGATATTGTAGCGCTGGACGTTGCCCTGCGCCGCAATGACCATGAGTGGTTTGAAAAACTTCCGCAGGATATTGAAGACAAGCTGATTGTTAAACTCTATTACGGCCACTTCCTCTGCCATGTCATGCATCAGGATTACGTGGTGAAGAAGGGTTATAACGCTATAGCTGTTGAGCATGAAATGCTGCCCGGTTTGGATGCCCGTGGGGCACGCTATCCGGCAGAGCATAATGTGGGCCACCTGTATAAGGCCCCGCAAAACATGCTCGACCACTATCAGCAGCTTGATCCCTGCAATTGCATGAACCCCGGCATTGGCCAGGCTACAAAACGCAAAAGCTGGGTTGCAGAAAGCGTATAATCGCTAAATTGTTCTGAGCTTAGCGTATTACAATACTAAAAACCCGACATGGCACTTTTGTGCTGCGTCGGGTTTTATTTTACGTGCATATCAAACACCGTAAAAAAGTTCATGATTTATTCTGAATATTTCGGATAAGATCATGAATAAAATGCAGTTTGTGCACAACTCCCTGCGTTAACGTAAACGGATAAAAATCAGGCAAACCCATGGAACGATTCAAATTATTGACTGCATAAGTTAACGGAACCCATGCATTGATAATTTCCTCAAAAGGCATGGTTGTGTAAGGGTCTCCATGAGGAGAAAGAAGCGCATCTCCGCCTACTGTGGCGCTTACGGTCATATCGTAAGCTAATGCTGTTTCCAGTGTAGAAACGATATGGAAGTAATGCGCCCATGTTTCTGCAAAATCTTCCCATGGATGAGATGTCGCATAAAAGCTTACAAAATTCTCGCGCCAGTTCTGTGGGGGAGATTGCGCATAATAAGTTTGTAATGCAGCCTGATAATCTGCGCGATCATCGCCAAATATAGCACGGCAGGCTTCCAGATTTCCGCCATCTCTTACCAGAATATTCCAGTAATAATGTCCAATCTCATGGCGAAAATGCCCTAGAAGGGTGCGATAATACTCTCCCATTTCAATACGCATTTTCTCACGATAGGCATCATCCGCTTCTTTGGTGGCAATTGTGATAATGCCATTGCTATGACCCGTCATGATAGCAACCGAGCCATCTGCTGCATCATCCAGAAAATCAAATGCTAAGCCGTTTTCTGGGTCTTGCCGTCGATTTTTGAATGGAAGCTTCAAACGCAGGATTGTGTAAAACATCCTGTGTTTTGCAACTTCCAATTTGTACCAACGGTCTTTATTTTCCGGCACATTCAGGTTAGGAATCATACGGTTAAATTGGCAGGCAACACAAAACCCAGCAGTTGCACTACTATCTGCTGCCAATGTCAGCCAATTACACACACCATAGACATGATTGATACAAAAGGCGCGTGCTTTCCCTTCAGCCTTTTGTTCTAAAGGAAACCATGTACCATCTGCCTGTGGTTTTAACGCCGTCATGGCCACAAACTCGGGTAAATACCCTACGGTAATACCACAATATCCACACTGCGTTGCCTCAAACCCCACCAAATGATTGCAGGATTGGCAGGAAAACCGTTTCATTGTCGGGGCAAGTGTTGCACTTGCATGAACACATCAAATACAGCCTTACAACAATCCAGCACGCCAGAAACCGGTGCCGCATCCTGCGGTGTATTTGCAACCGCCAACGGAATATGCCCTGCCCCCGCCAGAAAACCAGATGTGGTATCAAACCCAATCCAGCCCTTTTGCGGAATAAGAACCTGCGCCCACGCATGCAGATCACCATTCAGCGTTGTAATTTTACCTTCCGCACATTCTTCCTGAATAAGATAACCTGAAACAAAGCGGGCCGAAAACCCAAGTTGGCGCGCGACACTTACCAACAACCATGCGCTATCTCGGCAAGAACCAGTTGCGCGCTGCAATGTTTCCTCAGCCGTCCAAACACCCGGCTCCATACGCCGTTGATATTGAATCCGCTGTGCAATAACTTGATTAAGTGCCTTAATTTTATCCAGCGGATCTTGCGCTGCCAGAACTTGGTGCGCACCGATGAGTGACTGCATGTTTTTACTTATACGCTGCGGTGTTAGCCCTTCTTCCTCACGCAAAGGTTCAGGGCATATGGCTGCATCAGCAACTGGATCATACGGCGTCAGATCCACCATAAGCGCCACTTCAATATCAAACTGCGTTACCTGATCGGCACATTCAACGCATGCAACCTGATTGCCCAATGCATCTTGTGTCCATTTTACCAAGGACTCAGTTGGTTGCACATTCAGATTATATGAGAGCACAGGTGTGCGAGAATACAGCGTAGGGCGCAGCCGGATTGTTTGTGGCCCCATGCTGACAGGCCTATCATACCGATAGCAGGTTCGATGCGTCAGCATAACGTGAGAACTCATCAAACCCTAACCCTGTCTTTTATCTTATTCATGGCAAGCATTGTTGCCTCGTTCAACAAGAACACACACTTGTAGCGTAAAACCATAGCAGCATGACGCGCACATGCAATACATATCCAACACAATCAAAAACTTGCTCAAGTAGCCGCTATTTTAGACTTGGCAAACATCTGGAAACCTGTTCAGTTAATTCGGTAGTGAAACAAGTTGAGGCCATACTGGCCACCAGCCTGACGGGAGAGAAACCATGACACCCACAGCCCTGCATGCTCCCCCTCTGGCTGCTTCCTCTGGATTACTGGACGATTACCGTATCCCTAATTTTTTTTGTGAGTTGATGAATCGGCGTGATCCAACGCCCCCTGCCCTACAATGCGTAAAAGACCGGCTTGCAGCTCTCAGTCTGCCAGAACTGCGCCGCAGAACGCAGGCTGCAGAGGCCCAACTTTACCGTATGGGCATTACCTTTACAGTGTATTCAGATAAGGAAGCTATTGACCGTATTCTGCCGTTTGATGCCATCCCGCGCGTTATTACCGCGCAAGAGTGGGAACACGTAGAGCGGGGTGTGCAACAGCGTATTCAGGCTATCAATCTGTTTTTGCATGATATTTACCATGATCGAAACATCCTGCGTGATGGCATATTGCCCGCCAAACTGGTGCTGAATAACCCCAATTACTGTGATGCCATGATAGGGGTAGATGTTCCGGGCGGCGTTTATGTGCATATCAACGGCACGGATCTGATACGGGACGATAACGGCCAGTTTCTGATTTTGGAAGATAATGCCCGCACGCCCTCCGGTGTATCCTACGTTATTGAAAACAGGCACATGATGCTGCGCCTTATGCCGGATCTGGCATCTGGCCTACCCATTCGCTCGGTTGATGAATACGGCCTTCGCCTGCACCAGACCTTGTGTGAAGTGGCACCAGAAGGGGTGGCTGACCCGCAAGTCGTTCTTCTTTCACCCGGTATTTATAATTCCGCTTACTTTGAGCATGTTTTTCTCTCCCGCGAGATGGGCGTGCCCCTTGTGGAAGGTAAAGATCTATTTGTTGAAAATCATCGGGTGTTTATGCGTACGGTTAATGGGCCACGTGCTGTTCATGCCATTTATCGCCGCTTGAATGATGATTTCTTGGATCCGTTGGTGTTTAATCCGAACAGTCTTCTGGGAGTTCCCGGATTAGTGGAAGCGTATCGACGCGGCAACGTCACACTCGCCAACGCCTTGGGCACAGGTGTTGCTGATGATAAAGCCGTATACGCTTATATGCCACGTATTATTCAGTACTATTTAGGGCAGGACCCTATCCTGCAAAGTGTTGAAACGCACATCTGCGCAGAACCAGACGGCCTTGCTTATACGTTAGAGCCCTTTTGGAAATTCACGGATGAGCGTTTCGGCGTAGCATGAGGCTTCCCATGGCGATGTGGATCATGGCCTCTGCGACGTCGATCCGCTGTTCGTAGTCCTTCACAAGGCGACGCCAGCGGATCATCCAACCGAAGGTCCGTTCCACAACCCACCGACGCGGCAGGATTTCAAACCCTTTTGCTGTCTCTGACCGCCGGATGATCTCGACTGTGAAGTCGAGAAAAGTGGCCTTATCCATCAACTGGAGGCGGTCATAGGCTCCATCGGCAAACAGGTGCTTCACCCAAGGCCAGCGTTTGCGAATGGCATCAAGGATCATCTGTCCTCCTGCACTGTCCGAAATATCGGCTGTTGTCAGCTGGACCAGGAGAAGGCGGCCATCCGTATCAACTGCGATGTGACGTTTCCGACCGACGATCTTCTTGCCTGCGTCATAACCACGTGTCTTTGCGTGGGGTGCCTTGATACTCTGGCTATCAATGACACCACCCGATGGACTGGTTTCGCGTCCTGTCGCTTCACGATCGAGCATCAGACAGACATCATGAATGGTCTGGAACAGGAAACGGCGCATCAGCCTGCGGAACCACCAGTAAACCGTTTGACATGGGCCAAAATGAACCGGAA from Acetobacter ascendens includes the following:
- a CDS encoding c-type cytochrome; translated protein: MKKTVLALLAALTGGVGFSGAAHAAADGAQLYATHCAMCHQSSGDGVPGQFPPLKGRIDKIAASPEGKTYVTHVLLNGLAGSLKAAGGSYMGYMPSMSSMSDEEIAALLTYVSSLSGAASTPTFTADDIKKERATTLQPGVVLEEREKLNAAHPLP
- a CDS encoding glucose 1-dehydrogenase, whose product is MARVAGKVAIVSGAANGIGKATAQLLAKEGAKVVIGDLKEEDGQKTVAEIKAVGGEAAFVKLNVTDEAAWKAAIEQTLKLYGRLDIAVNNAGIAYSGSVESTSLEDWRRVQSINLDGVFLGTQVAIEAMKKSGGGSIVNLSSIEGLIGDPMLAAYNASKGGVRLFTKSAALHCAKSGYKIRVNSVHPGYIWTPMVAGLTKEDAAARQKLVDLHPIGHLGEPNDIAYGILYLASDESKFVTGSELVIDGGYTAQ
- a CDS encoding aldehyde dehydrogenase family protein, which gives rise to MNCLENSERFFINGQWVSPSAQDQKDIINPATEEPCGRIALAHAQDVNRAVEAAHAAFEAWSAITRAERLEILGRIPSIYQRRAEEMSQAISLEMGAPITLARESQTPAGLAHIEETLDALRHYQFEECEDGILITHEPIGVAGLITPWNWPMNQIACKVMPALAAGCTVVLKPSEIAPLSAIIFTEILHEAGVPAGVYNMVNGDGPVAGEALARHPLVNVMSFTGSTQAGIAVAQAAAPTVKRVLQELGGKSANIIFPDTDFADAVERGAQECFGNSGQSCDAPTRMLVPYDLMEKTMDIAAKVANSLRVGDPTDSMTELGPVVSASQFNRIQALIEKGTAQGAILAAGGGGRPEGLTQGYYVRPTVFGHVTSDMVIAQEEIFGPVLSIMGYADEDDAIRLANSTPYGLAAYVQSGSMERARRVARKLRAGTVTLNGAAWTVKAPFGGYGLSGNGRECSRFGIAEFLETKAIVGYGADSKKQ
- the dld gene encoding D-lactate dehydrogenase; this translates as MTTAAGNNKQLIEQLKNIAGQHHVLTGEDSTYRFTHGFRFGAGKVLAVVQPGSLIELWRIAQACVNADKIIIMQAANTGLTGGSTPDGNNYDRDIVLISTLRLDKSHLIGNGKQVVCLPGATLYELESKLAAIGREPHSVIGSSCIGASVLGGVSNNSGGALVQRGPAYTEMAVFGQVGPDGKLQLVNHLGIQLGNDPEAILQKLEAGTFTEADIDWNAGKGHDGNYINHVREIDADTPARYNADPARWYEAAGCAGKLVVFAVRLDTFPANKDTSVFYIGTNNTDELENLRRHVLTAFNELPICGEYIHRDAFNIAEKYGKDTFAVIRYFGTKFLPKMFAMKSRFDIFSKKLGFLADHLSDRIMQAISYLLPRQLPTRMLEYRDKFEHHLMLKVSHDLAGPMRQYLQTYFGSVTGEYFECTPEEGKLAFLHRFAAAGAAVRYRAVHHKEAEDIVALDVALRRNDHEWFEKLPQDIEDKLIVKLYYGHFLCHVMHQDYVVKKGYNAIAVEHEMLPGLDARGARYPAEHNVGHLYKAPQNMLDHYQQLDPCNCMNPGIGQATKRKSWVAESV
- a CDS encoding zinc-binding metallopeptidase family protein, which encodes MKRFSCQSCNHLVGFEATQCGYCGITVGYLPEFVAMTALKPQADGTWFPLEQKAEGKARAFCINHVYGVCNWLTLAADSSATAGFCVACQFNRMIPNLNVPENKDRWYKLEVAKHRMFYTILRLKLPFKNRRQDPENGLAFDFLDDAADGSVAIMTGHSNGIITIATKEADDAYREKMRIEMGEYYRTLLGHFRHEIGHYYWNILVRDGGNLEACRAIFGDDRADYQAALQTYYAQSPPQNWRENFVSFYATSHPWEDFAETWAHYFHIVSTLETALAYDMTVSATVGGDALLSPHGDPYTTMPFEEIINAWVPLTYAVNNLNRSMGLPDFYPFTLTQGVVHKLHFIHDLIRNIQNKS
- a CDS encoding transglutaminase family protein, which codes for MSSHVMLTHRTCYRYDRPVSMGPQTIRLRPTLYSRTPVLSYNLNVQPTESLVKWTQDALGNQVACVECADQVTQFDIEVALMVDLTPYDPVADAAICPEPLREEEGLTPQRISKNMQSLIGAHQVLAAQDPLDKIKALNQVIAQRIQYQRRMEPGVWTAEETLQRATGSCRDSAWLLVSVARQLGFSARFVSGYLIQEECAEGKITTLNGDLHAWAQVLIPQKGWIGFDTTSGFLAGAGHIPLAVANTPQDAAPVSGVLDCCKAVFDVFMQVQHLPRQ
- a CDS encoding IS5-like element IS12528 family transposase → MWTPAQRGRMAGITRKTKRYPSDLTDEEWERIAPLMPPANRRGRKRTTDFREIINALRYLVRSGCGWEMLPVHFGPCQTVYWWFRRLMRRFLFQTIHDVCLMLDREATGRETSPSGGVIDSQSIKAPHAKTRGYDAGKKIVGRKRHIAVDTDGRLLLVQLTTADISDSAGGQMILDAIRKRWPWVKHLFADGAYDRLQLMDKATFLDFTVEIIRRSETAKGFEILPRRWVVERTFGWMIRWRRLVKDYEQRIDVAEAMIHIAMGSLMLRRNAHP